The Paracholeplasma morum genome contains a region encoding:
- a CDS encoding TetR/AcrR family transcriptional regulator gives MKEKKDLILEASLEVFSEKGYSSATTLEISKRAGVSEMTLFRHFQTKNNLFLKSIKQAIGDSIVDDLSIDINNDIKDFIRLLIHEKMVMISKHTGLIKMLIRETLAHTLPQELGFTKMIYNQVIQKLSRYVSYHQLNVDSISIAEIVVGLLLRYAIMEEKPMYHLLEEVEQKKYLSSYLNILNI, from the coding sequence TTGAAAGAGAAAAAAGATTTAATTTTAGAAGCTAGTTTAGAAGTGTTTTCAGAAAAGGGATATAGTTCAGCAACCACTCTAGAGATATCAAAAAGAGCAGGTGTATCTGAAATGACACTATTTCGTCATTTCCAAACGAAAAACAATTTGTTTTTAAAATCCATTAAGCAAGCTATAGGAGATTCTATCGTTGATGACCTATCAATTGATATCAACAATGATATTAAAGACTTTATAAGATTATTGATACATGAAAAAATGGTCATGATCTCTAAACACACAGGACTGATAAAAATGCTCATTAGAGAAACATTAGCACATACTTTACCTCAAGAATTGGGATTCACAAAGATGATTTATAATCAAGTGATTCAAAAACTATCACGTTATGTTTCTTATCATCAATTAAATGTGGATTCTATTTCAATAGCAGAGATTGTAGTTGGCTTGTTACTTAGATATGCAATTATGGAAGAAAAGCCAATGTATCATCTATTAGAAGAGGTTGAGCAAAAAAAATATTTATCTAGTTATTTAAACATTTTAAACATCTAA
- a CDS encoding ferric reductase-like transmembrane domain-containing protein: protein MIVLAFLIILTILAMYAGKFIRKHNVKIYIVAVIVSILAFILQDKAFTTPIMQGFLGLSFFYIVMITGAIDKKHKIKAKFMGLRREFSIIGFIVISPHALNYTLQGLNGTRSLEWFGLISFVLMIPLFVTSFLKIRKKMKPKTWNLIQSAAYIIYLLLFIHLILNYTKTINLVLYVAIFGFYFVLKIIYEIKKIRTKKHKQVC from the coding sequence ATGATAGTACTTGCGTTTTTGATTATATTGACTATTTTAGCTATGTATGCTGGAAAATTTATTAGAAAGCATAATGTAAAAATCTATATTGTTGCAGTTATTGTATCGATACTTGCATTTATTTTACAAGACAAAGCTTTCACAACACCCATTATGCAAGGCTTTTTGGGATTAAGTTTCTTCTACATTGTTATGATTACAGGAGCAATTGATAAGAAACATAAAATCAAAGCTAAATTTATGGGACTTAGAAGAGAATTCTCTATTATAGGATTTATTGTTATTTCACCACATGCATTAAATTACACACTTCAAGGACTCAATGGAACAAGATCACTAGAGTGGTTTGGATTGATCAGTTTTGTATTGATGATTCCACTGTTTGTGACATCGTTTTTGAAGATAAGAAAGAAAATGAAACCAAAAACATGGAACCTCATTCAATCTGCAGCATATATTATTTATTTATTGTTATTTATTCACTTAATTTTAAACTATACCAAAACTATTAATTTAGTGTTATATGTTGCTATTTTCGGGTTTTATTTTGTATTGAAAATCATATACGAGATTAAAAAAATCAGAACCAAAAAACACAAACAAGTTTGTTAA